One stretch of Chitinophaga pendula DNA includes these proteins:
- a CDS encoding SRPBCC family protein, whose amino-acid sequence MQILKVISWVLGLLVVTLALLLLVAPTHVQLSRMVIIEAPASRVWGYLIHFREFNHWNAWKKADPGARYSISGRDGHVGAVDTWKGEKIGEGQLEHVALQPFTRVKQRLTFIRPWQATGNVIFSLSEAEGHTTVIWTFEADYPRPQNVLGLFMETSIKRDFEEGLGNLKQLVEAGGKQEP is encoded by the coding sequence ATGCAAATTTTAAAAGTGATATCCTGGGTACTGGGATTGCTGGTAGTGACGCTGGCGTTGTTGTTGTTAGTGGCGCCGACGCATGTGCAGCTATCGCGTATGGTGATCATTGAGGCACCAGCCAGTAGGGTATGGGGGTATCTGATTCATTTCAGGGAGTTTAATCACTGGAATGCTTGGAAGAAGGCGGACCCTGGTGCCAGGTATAGTATTAGTGGGCGGGATGGGCATGTGGGGGCGGTGGATACGTGGAAGGGGGAGAAGATCGGGGAGGGGCAGCTGGAGCATGTGGCGTTGCAGCCATTTACGCGGGTGAAGCAGCGGCTGACGTTTATCCGGCCCTGGCAGGCGACGGGGAATGTCATTTTTTCGTTGTCGGAGGCGGAAGGACATACTACGGTGATCTGGACTTTTGAGGCTGATTATCCACGTCCGCAGAACGTGTTGGGGTTATTTATGGAGACATCGATCAAGCGGGATTTTGAGGAGGGGTTGGGTAACCTGAAGCAGTTGGTGGAGGCGGGGGGTAAGCAGGAGCCTTAG
- a CDS encoding peptide MFS transporter, whose amino-acid sequence MMQQSKHPAALPFLFLSEMWERFGFYLILGIFQLYLTDTSRGGWGMDRATAADIFGTFIAVVYLTPFIGGLLADRKLGYSKSIIIGGILMGFGYIGLSVHNLTVFYISLALVCIGNGFFKPNISTLLGNVYNDERYRSRKDVGYNIFYMGINIGAFICNFFAAFLRNKVGWGAAFIAAGVGMFLGVLIFIIGMKHYKHADVRKPVQEGDMPLSKIFSVVFLPAIIVGLGAWFIPGNVFGSDSTDAFIFACIPILIFFVSLLVKASSRDRKPIAALLAIFAVSIVFWAVFKQNGTALTTWAQYYTDREIPAVIEQPAKGLYLVETAHNKVDSVTAFDQEFRVIRDAAGKPTKTWDKEAYFKNVAPAQMPAVGVSVSLYNTELFQSINPFFVITLTPLIVAFFALLRRRNKEPSTPTKIAMGLLISALSTLLMVGAVYVCSNGAVKASPWWLIGCYGVITIGELFLSPMGLSLVSKLSPARITSLMMGGWFLATSIGNKLSGILATLWDTYDHKANYFLVNFLLLGGAAAVIFLMLRWLNRIFKEYAQ is encoded by the coding sequence ATGATGCAACAATCTAAACATCCGGCAGCATTGCCATTCCTGTTCCTGTCTGAAATGTGGGAGCGATTCGGATTTTATCTGATCCTGGGTATTTTCCAGTTATACCTGACTGATACCAGCCGGGGAGGTTGGGGGATGGACCGTGCGACAGCGGCGGACATTTTCGGCACTTTTATCGCCGTGGTATACCTGACACCCTTTATTGGCGGATTGTTGGCGGACCGTAAGTTGGGCTACAGCAAATCTATTATTATCGGGGGGATACTGATGGGTTTTGGTTATATCGGCTTATCGGTACATAACCTGACCGTATTTTATATTTCGCTGGCGCTGGTATGTATAGGCAATGGTTTTTTCAAGCCTAACATTTCGACGTTGTTGGGGAATGTGTATAACGATGAGCGTTACCGGAGCCGGAAGGACGTCGGGTATAATATCTTCTATATGGGGATTAACATTGGCGCTTTCATCTGTAATTTCTTTGCTGCTTTTCTGCGTAATAAGGTGGGTTGGGGGGCTGCGTTCATTGCGGCCGGTGTAGGTATGTTCCTGGGGGTGTTGATCTTTATTATCGGGATGAAACATTACAAACATGCGGATGTGCGTAAGCCGGTGCAGGAAGGGGATATGCCGTTGAGCAAGATCTTTTCTGTGGTGTTCCTGCCAGCCATCATTGTGGGGTTGGGAGCGTGGTTTATTCCCGGTAATGTATTTGGTTCTGACTCTACGGATGCGTTCATTTTTGCCTGTATACCGATCCTGATCTTTTTCGTGTCGCTGCTGGTGAAGGCGAGTTCGCGGGACCGGAAGCCTATTGCTGCGTTGCTGGCGATATTTGCTGTTTCCATTGTATTCTGGGCGGTATTCAAGCAGAACGGGACGGCGCTGACGACGTGGGCGCAATATTATACGGACCGGGAGATACCTGCTGTTATAGAGCAACCGGCAAAGGGGCTTTACCTGGTGGAGACGGCACATAATAAAGTGGATTCTGTAACGGCTTTTGATCAGGAGTTCCGGGTAATCAGGGATGCGGCGGGCAAGCCGACGAAGACCTGGGATAAGGAGGCGTATTTCAAGAATGTGGCGCCGGCGCAAATGCCAGCGGTGGGGGTAAGTGTAAGCCTGTATAATACGGAGTTGTTCCAGTCGATCAATCCATTTTTTGTGATCACGCTGACGCCGTTGATCGTGGCTTTTTTTGCCCTGTTGCGGCGACGTAACAAGGAGCCATCGACGCCTACTAAGATTGCGATGGGGCTATTGATATCTGCGTTGTCGACGTTGCTGATGGTAGGGGCAGTATATGTTTGTAGTAATGGCGCTGTGAAGGCCTCTCCCTGGTGGTTGATCGGGTGTTATGGGGTGATAACGATCGGGGAGTTGTTTTTGAGTCCGATGGGATTATCGCTGGTATCGAAGCTGAGCCCGGCGCGTATCACTTCGTTGATGATGGGAGGATGGTTTTTGGCGACATCGATTGGTAATAAGTTGTCTGGTATCCTGGCGACGTTATGGGATACATATGATCATAAGGCGAATTATTTCCTGGTGAACTTTCTGTTGCTTGGCGGGGCTGCGGCGGTGATCTTCCTGATGTTGCGGTGGTTGAACCGGATCTTTAAGGAATATGCGCAGTAG
- a CDS encoding gluconokinase, with translation MSKQERYIIGVDIGTGSTKVIAVMPGGKMPAVHQQSYQTHRPQEGYSEQDPEELLQAVVAGVRTVVAQMKYAPAGISFSAAMHSVMAVDEDGSPLTPLIIWADNRSQAVADVLKGTAQGRQLYERTGVPVHPMSPLCKIVWMREQAPQVFARAAKYVGIKSYLFFRFFGIYVTDYSVASASGLLDIYTLQWSVPAMAVAGISVDQLPKPVSPDHILKGLGDDMAEAMGIPADTPFIAGGSDGCLAQLGSQAMEPGHATLTIGSSGAVRMVNFKAATDDSGRLFTYVLMPEQYITGGAINNGGVVLQWFIKQFMQQGEEGGSMAECIDRALAVPAGAEGLLCLPYMLGERAPVWDGHARGAFVGVQLHHTPAHFLRAMLEGIAFSLLTITEGLEETVCPVTHISVSGGFTASPGWVQLLADIFQQSMALQQQRDASATGAAILAYQALGMDYHPEQTGPATVFAPDIRHSAVYRERYQEYKQLYGRLEGLF, from the coding sequence ATGAGTAAACAGGAACGCTATATAATCGGTGTAGACATAGGTACGGGTAGTACCAAGGTGATCGCCGTGATGCCGGGCGGTAAGATGCCGGCGGTGCACCAGCAAAGTTACCAGACACATCGTCCGCAGGAGGGTTATAGTGAGCAGGATCCGGAGGAGTTGTTGCAGGCGGTGGTGGCGGGTGTACGTACGGTGGTGGCGCAGATGAAGTATGCACCGGCCGGTATTTCATTTAGTGCGGCTATGCACAGTGTGATGGCGGTTGATGAGGACGGTAGTCCTTTGACGCCGTTGATCATTTGGGCGGACAATCGCAGCCAGGCGGTGGCGGATGTGCTGAAAGGCACGGCGCAGGGCCGGCAGTTGTATGAGCGTACCGGGGTGCCTGTGCATCCGATGTCGCCATTATGTAAGATTGTGTGGATGCGGGAGCAGGCGCCGCAGGTGTTTGCGAGGGCGGCGAAGTATGTGGGTATTAAGTCGTATCTCTTTTTCCGTTTTTTTGGTATTTATGTTACGGACTATTCGGTGGCATCTGCTTCCGGGTTGCTGGATATATACACGCTGCAATGGAGTGTACCGGCGATGGCGGTGGCGGGTATCAGTGTGGATCAGTTGCCGAAGCCAGTGAGTCCGGATCATATACTGAAGGGGTTGGGGGACGATATGGCGGAGGCGATGGGTATACCTGCTGATACGCCTTTTATTGCCGGGGGGAGTGATGGTTGCCTGGCGCAGCTGGGTAGTCAGGCGATGGAGCCTGGTCATGCGACGTTAACGATCGGGAGCAGTGGTGCGGTGCGGATGGTGAATTTCAAGGCGGCTACGGATGATAGCGGGCGGTTATTCACGTATGTGCTGATGCCGGAGCAATATATTACTGGTGGCGCTATTAACAATGGCGGGGTGGTGTTACAGTGGTTTATCAAGCAGTTTATGCAGCAAGGGGAGGAAGGGGGTAGTATGGCGGAATGTATAGACCGGGCGTTGGCGGTACCGGCGGGAGCGGAGGGTTTATTATGCCTGCCGTATATGTTGGGAGAGCGGGCGCCGGTGTGGGATGGGCATGCGCGGGGTGCTTTTGTGGGGGTGCAGTTGCATCATACGCCTGCGCATTTTCTGCGGGCGATGTTGGAGGGGATTGCTTTCAGCCTGTTGACGATCACGGAGGGGTTGGAGGAGACGGTATGTCCGGTGACGCATATTTCGGTGAGCGGGGGTTTTACGGCTTCGCCCGGGTGGGTGCAGTTGCTGGCGGATATTTTCCAGCAGTCGATGGCCTTGCAGCAGCAGCGGGATGCTTCGGCTACCGGGGCGGCGATACTGGCTTACCAGGCGTTGGGGATGGACTATCATCCTGAGCAGACGGGGCCTGCGACGGTATTTGCGCCGGATATTCGCCACAGTGCGGTATACCGGGAGCGTTACCAGGAGTACAAGCAGTTGTACGGGCGGTTGGAAGGGTTATTCTGA
- a CDS encoding Gfo/Idh/MocA family protein has product MVQEKNNKGNELSRRSFLRNGALAAASFMIVPRHVLGGKGFIAPSDRLRIAGIGVGGKGESDIAEFSKGPVDIAYLCDVDARRAANTVKRFPKAKFYKDFREMLDKEHKNIDAVSVSTPDHNHAIQAMAAMQLGKHVYVQKPLTHDIYEARMLTQAAKKYKVVSQMGNQGSSGDGVRQLMEWYNAGLIGDVHTVYCWTDRPVWPQGIPWPTQKAEIPKELDWNLWLGTAPQKDYIDKLVPFNWRGWWDYGTGALGDMGCHIIEPPFRVLELGYPTSVECSVGSVFVDEFKRGYFPDSCPPSSHVIMRFPGKNGKEVTMHWMDGGIQPQRPEELGPNERMGDGGNGVIFEGTKGKMMCGTYGMYPSLLPTTRTKEVNIKQTIARVPEGHYQQWVNAAIAGYNSDKAKALSSPFEIAGPLTESILMGNLAIRSYDIRKEGSGNNFPGRYIKLLWDGNNMKITNFDDANQFVKRQYRNGWTLGV; this is encoded by the coding sequence ATGGTCCAGGAAAAGAATAACAAGGGAAATGAACTTTCCCGTAGATCATTCCTCAGAAACGGCGCCCTGGCTGCAGCTAGTTTCATGATCGTTCCACGTCACGTATTAGGAGGTAAAGGTTTTATTGCTCCCAGCGATCGCCTGCGCATCGCCGGTATCGGTGTAGGTGGTAAAGGTGAAAGCGATATCGCTGAATTCTCTAAAGGCCCCGTAGATATCGCATACCTCTGCGATGTCGACGCCCGTCGCGCTGCCAATACCGTAAAACGTTTCCCCAAAGCGAAGTTCTATAAAGACTTCCGCGAAATGCTCGACAAAGAACACAAAAATATCGATGCCGTATCCGTATCCACCCCCGATCATAACCACGCCATACAAGCAATGGCCGCTATGCAACTGGGCAAACACGTATACGTGCAAAAACCACTGACCCACGACATTTATGAAGCCCGTATGCTCACGCAGGCGGCTAAAAAATATAAAGTGGTAAGCCAAATGGGTAACCAGGGCTCCTCCGGCGATGGCGTTCGTCAACTGATGGAATGGTACAATGCCGGACTCATCGGAGATGTTCACACCGTATACTGCTGGACAGATCGCCCCGTATGGCCACAGGGTATTCCCTGGCCTACCCAAAAAGCTGAAATACCAAAAGAACTCGACTGGAACCTCTGGCTGGGTACCGCCCCACAAAAAGACTATATAGACAAACTGGTACCTTTCAACTGGCGCGGCTGGTGGGACTACGGTACCGGCGCCCTCGGCGACATGGGTTGTCACATCATCGAACCGCCTTTCCGCGTACTCGAACTGGGATACCCCACCTCCGTGGAATGTAGCGTAGGTAGTGTGTTCGTTGACGAATTCAAACGTGGATACTTCCCCGATAGCTGCCCTCCCTCCTCTCACGTAATCATGAGATTCCCAGGCAAAAATGGGAAAGAAGTAACCATGCACTGGATGGATGGTGGCATACAACCACAACGCCCCGAAGAACTGGGCCCCAACGAAAGAATGGGCGACGGCGGTAACGGCGTTATCTTCGAAGGCACCAAAGGTAAAATGATGTGCGGTACCTACGGTATGTACCCCAGCTTATTACCCACCACCCGCACCAAAGAGGTGAACATCAAACAAACAATCGCCCGCGTACCAGAAGGACACTATCAGCAATGGGTAAACGCTGCCATCGCCGGCTACAACAGCGATAAAGCCAAAGCCCTCAGCTCCCCCTTCGAAATCGCTGGCCCGCTCACCGAAAGTATCCTCATGGGTAACCTCGCTATCCGTAGCTACGATATCCGTAAAGAAGGCTCCGGCAACAACTTCCCGGGCCGGTACATCAAACTCCTCTGGGATGGCAACAACATGAAGATCACCAACTTCGACGATGCTAACCAGTTCGTAAAACGTCAATATCGCAATGGCTGGACTTTAGGTGTGTAA
- a CDS encoding GMC family oxidoreductase — MSFEIKEKGQVYDVCIVGSGAGGGMAAKTLSEAGLKVALLEAGPNYDPADPKQSTQLKWPWQSPRRGASTTRPFGDFDAAYGGWEIDGEPYTKKNGTQFDWFRSRMLGGRTNHWGRISLRFGPRDFKHKSYDGLGDDWPISYEEVAPYYDRVDKMIGVFGTKEGIPNEPDGYFLPPPKPRLHELMIQKAASKIGIPVIPSRLSILTRPVNKDRSPCFFCSQCSRSCTVYGDFSSSSVLVKPAMKTGHVDLYVNAMAREVLTDKTGKATGVSYVDKTDLQEYRVNAKVVVLAASACESARLLLNSKSANHPNGLANSSGVVGKYLHDSTGASRGAFLPQLMDRKRYNEDGVGGMHLYIPWWGDNKKLDFARGYHVEFWGGMNMPAYGFGFGIEHMNGKYPGPDGKPKEAGGYGASLKDDYRRFFGSTVGFAGRGECIAREDNYCEIDPNVVDKYGIPVLRFNYTWSDHEIKQAKHMQDTFEEIIHQMGGVALGTKAGPESMYGLENPGRIIHEVGTTRMGDDPKRSVLNKFSQAHDVKNVFVVDGGSFVSQADKNPTWTILALSLRTSEYIVDQLKKQNL, encoded by the coding sequence ATGTCATTTGAAATTAAAGAAAAAGGTCAAGTCTATGACGTGTGTATTGTAGGTTCCGGCGCTGGTGGCGGAATGGCTGCCAAAACGCTCTCCGAAGCAGGTCTCAAAGTAGCCTTGCTGGAAGCTGGCCCTAACTACGACCCGGCCGACCCAAAACAATCGACACAACTCAAGTGGCCCTGGCAATCTCCCCGTAGAGGCGCCAGCACCACCCGCCCCTTCGGCGACTTCGATGCCGCATACGGTGGATGGGAAATTGACGGTGAACCATATACGAAAAAGAATGGTACGCAGTTCGACTGGTTCAGATCCCGCATGTTAGGCGGCCGTACCAACCACTGGGGACGTATCTCCCTCCGGTTCGGCCCCCGCGACTTCAAACACAAAAGCTATGATGGCCTCGGCGACGACTGGCCCATCTCATACGAAGAAGTAGCCCCGTACTACGATCGGGTAGATAAAATGATCGGCGTATTCGGCACCAAAGAAGGGATCCCCAACGAACCGGATGGATACTTCCTGCCTCCTCCAAAACCACGCCTCCACGAACTCATGATCCAAAAGGCTGCTTCTAAGATAGGCATTCCCGTTATACCATCACGACTCTCTATCCTCACCCGCCCGGTTAATAAAGACAGAAGCCCTTGCTTCTTCTGTAGCCAGTGCAGCCGCAGCTGTACCGTCTATGGCGACTTCTCCTCCTCCTCCGTACTGGTGAAACCTGCCATGAAAACAGGCCACGTAGACCTCTACGTCAACGCAATGGCCCGCGAAGTACTCACCGACAAAACCGGCAAAGCAACCGGCGTATCCTATGTCGATAAAACCGACCTCCAGGAATACCGCGTCAACGCTAAAGTAGTAGTACTGGCCGCCAGCGCCTGCGAATCCGCCAGGCTGCTCCTCAACTCTAAATCAGCCAACCACCCCAACGGACTCGCCAACTCCAGCGGCGTCGTAGGTAAATACCTCCACGACTCCACCGGCGCTTCCCGGGGCGCTTTCCTCCCCCAACTCATGGATCGAAAACGCTACAATGAAGATGGCGTAGGAGGCATGCACCTCTACATACCCTGGTGGGGAGATAATAAAAAACTCGACTTCGCCCGCGGATACCACGTCGAATTCTGGGGCGGCATGAACATGCCCGCCTATGGCTTCGGATTCGGCATCGAACATATGAACGGCAAATACCCCGGCCCCGATGGAAAACCCAAAGAGGCCGGTGGATATGGCGCATCCCTCAAAGATGACTACCGCCGCTTCTTCGGATCCACCGTCGGATTCGCCGGCCGCGGTGAATGTATCGCCCGCGAAGACAACTACTGCGAAATCGATCCCAACGTAGTCGATAAATACGGGATCCCCGTACTCCGCTTCAACTACACCTGGAGCGACCACGAGATCAAACAGGCCAAACACATGCAGGATACCTTCGAAGAGATCATCCACCAGATGGGTGGCGTCGCACTGGGTACCAAAGCTGGCCCTGAATCCATGTATGGCCTCGAAAACCCGGGCAGGATCATCCACGAAGTAGGCACCACCCGCATGGGCGATGATCCGAAAAGATCAGTACTCAACAAGTTCAGCCAAGCCCACGATGTTAAAAACGTATTCGTAGTAGATGGCGGCTCATTCGTGTCACAGGCAGATAAAAATCCTACCTGGACCATCCTCGCCTTGTCACTGCGTACCTCCGAGTACATCGTCGATCAGCTCAAAAAACAAAACCTGTAG
- a CDS encoding gluconate 2-dehydrogenase subunit 3 family protein: MDRRESLKALAVGSLSVGAILTACNDKKDTGKKEENTAAGESYGRTIEEAERDASLHKEKFFTDAEMKTITVLANIIIPADDHSGSAQDAKVPEFIEFIVKDQPNYKLPMRGGLRWLDVQCLKDYSKGFTDCSKEQQIALVDKIAYPEKAPADMTQGVAFFNMMRNLTATGYFTSKTGIEYLGYKGNTPNEWDGVPDDVLKQYGLAYDEKTLAQSLNIKDRGTIMTWD; the protein is encoded by the coding sequence ATGGATAGAAGAGAATCCCTCAAAGCACTCGCTGTAGGGTCTTTATCTGTAGGAGCCATCCTTACCGCATGTAACGATAAAAAAGATACCGGTAAGAAAGAAGAAAACACCGCCGCCGGCGAATCATATGGCCGTACCATAGAAGAAGCCGAACGCGATGCCTCCCTGCATAAAGAAAAATTCTTCACCGATGCAGAGATGAAAACCATCACCGTATTGGCCAACATCATCATACCGGCAGACGATCACTCCGGTAGCGCACAAGATGCCAAAGTACCGGAATTCATCGAATTCATCGTCAAAGACCAACCCAACTACAAGCTGCCCATGCGCGGCGGCCTCCGCTGGCTCGACGTACAGTGCCTGAAAGACTATAGCAAAGGTTTCACCGACTGCTCTAAAGAACAACAAATAGCCCTCGTCGATAAGATCGCGTATCCCGAAAAAGCCCCCGCCGACATGACACAAGGCGTCGCTTTCTTCAACATGATGCGCAACCTTACCGCCACCGGCTACTTTACCAGCAAAACAGGTATCGAATACCTGGGCTACAAAGGCAACACCCCCAACGAATGGGATGGCGTACCCGATGACGTACTCAAACAATACGGCCTCGCATACGACGAAAAAACACTGGCACAGTCGCTTAACATCAAAGACCGTGGCACCATCATGACCTGGGATTGA
- the msrB gene encoding peptide-methionine (R)-S-oxide reductase MsrB, which produces MSIAVLLVVVITYWWSGIKTKPMEEEKKNAVYSRTDRSKVDLGDDEWRRILPSDVYNIAREKGTEWAFTGKYWNSKEEGTYYCAACGNPLFVSDAKFDSSCGWPSFFQPIEKSSVIYAVDNSHGMHRTEVMCGRCKGHLGHVFDDGPPPTGLRYCINSVILDFEEAKDAERRYQEQAP; this is translated from the coding sequence TTGAGTATTGCTGTTTTGCTGGTAGTGGTGATTACCTACTGGTGGAGCGGGATAAAAACCAAGCCAATGGAAGAAGAAAAAAAGAATGCCGTGTATTCCCGCACGGACAGAAGTAAAGTGGACCTGGGAGATGATGAGTGGCGGAGGATATTACCCTCTGATGTGTATAATATAGCCAGGGAGAAGGGAACCGAGTGGGCTTTTACGGGGAAGTACTGGAATAGTAAGGAGGAAGGAACTTATTATTGTGCTGCCTGTGGGAATCCATTATTTGTGTCGGATGCGAAGTTTGACAGTAGTTGTGGTTGGCCGAGTTTTTTTCAGCCTATTGAGAAGTCGAGTGTGATCTATGCGGTGGACAATTCGCATGGTATGCATCGTACGGAGGTGATGTGTGGTCGTTGTAAGGGGCACCTGGGGCATGTATTTGATGATGGTCCGCCACCGACGGGGTTGCGGTATTGTATCAATTCTGTGATCCTGGACTTTGAGGAGGCGAAGGATGCGGAGCGTCGTTACCAGGAGCAAGCGCCTTAA
- the mutL gene encoding DNA mismatch repair endonuclease MutL, translated as MADIINLLPDNIANQIAAGEVIQRPASAVKELLENAVDAGATEIQLIIRDAGKELVQVIDNGKGMSETDARMCFERHATSKIQTIDDLFHIRTMGFRGEALASIAAVSQVVLKTRRHDDELGSLLEIDNSVVRSQEPCQTAPGTSIAMKNLFFNVPARRNFLKSNAAEMRHIVDEFIRVAMAFPHLQFVLNSNGQEQFHLEKGSLKQRIIAILGQHYNARLVTVKESTDYMNVHGFVGKPETAKKTRGDQFFFVNNRFIKSPYLHHAVMNAFAEMIPADSFPLYVLFIDVDPSHVDINVHPTKQEIKFDDEKVMYAFVQAAVKHALAQFNVTPTLHFDLDPEIQQLDAVSQPFTEQQQEQSIQSSLYKSFTQAHQAHMIDKSSSNLRHWKDMYESDNDDDTTTTARSHFHTMPTPESQPAATTIPANFESRTSTASVIDEGWQDNTEEQKVPVQVHQQYILSQIKSGFILVDQQAAHERILYERYQRALQETPMPTQQSLFPQTLQLLPADATLVAEMLPDLRTLGYDLEPFGNHTFVLRGTPADMQSGNEQANIEGLLEQFKNYSNELRLPRREQLVRSMARNNAIPAGKALSPKEMQNLIDELFACSMPNVSPAGKFTYISFKLTDLARMFERGA; from the coding sequence GTGGCGGACATCATAAATTTATTACCAGATAACATAGCCAACCAGATAGCAGCCGGCGAAGTCATTCAAAGACCCGCCTCGGCAGTGAAAGAACTTTTGGAAAACGCAGTGGACGCCGGTGCTACGGAAATACAACTAATTATCCGCGACGCCGGCAAAGAACTCGTTCAGGTCATCGACAACGGTAAAGGCATGAGCGAAACAGATGCCCGCATGTGCTTCGAACGACACGCCACCTCCAAGATCCAAACCATCGACGACCTGTTCCACATCCGTACCATGGGATTCCGCGGAGAAGCCCTCGCCTCCATCGCCGCCGTATCCCAGGTCGTCCTCAAAACCCGCCGCCACGACGACGAACTGGGCTCCCTCCTCGAAATCGACAACAGCGTCGTGAGGTCCCAGGAACCCTGCCAGACCGCCCCAGGTACCAGCATCGCCATGAAGAACCTCTTCTTCAATGTCCCGGCACGCCGCAACTTCCTTAAAAGTAACGCAGCAGAAATGCGGCATATTGTCGACGAATTCATCCGCGTCGCCATGGCATTCCCTCACCTCCAGTTCGTACTCAATAGTAACGGACAGGAACAATTCCACCTCGAAAAAGGCTCCCTCAAACAACGTATCATCGCCATACTCGGCCAGCACTACAACGCTCGCCTCGTCACCGTCAAAGAAAGCACCGACTACATGAACGTACATGGTTTCGTCGGCAAACCCGAAACGGCCAAAAAAACCAGAGGAGACCAGTTCTTCTTCGTTAATAACCGCTTCATCAAAAGCCCGTACCTCCACCATGCCGTCATGAACGCTTTCGCCGAAATGATACCGGCCGACAGCTTCCCCCTCTACGTCCTGTTCATCGACGTAGACCCCAGCCATGTCGATATCAACGTCCACCCCACCAAACAGGAGATCAAGTTCGACGACGAAAAAGTAATGTACGCCTTCGTACAGGCCGCCGTAAAACACGCCCTGGCCCAATTCAACGTCACTCCCACCCTCCACTTCGACCTGGACCCGGAAATACAACAACTCGACGCCGTCAGCCAACCCTTTACCGAACAACAACAGGAACAGTCCATACAGTCCTCCCTGTATAAAAGCTTTACACAGGCCCACCAGGCCCACATGATCGATAAAAGCAGCAGCAACCTGCGCCACTGGAAAGACATGTACGAAAGTGACAACGACGACGATACCACTACCACCGCCCGTAGCCACTTCCACACCATGCCTACCCCAGAGTCGCAACCAGCCGCTACCACCATACCGGCCAACTTCGAAAGCCGCACCTCCACCGCCTCCGTCATCGACGAAGGATGGCAGGATAATACCGAAGAACAAAAAGTACCCGTACAGGTACACCAACAATACATCCTCTCCCAGATCAAATCCGGATTCATCCTCGTCGACCAACAGGCCGCTCATGAACGTATCCTCTACGAACGCTACCAACGCGCCTTACAGGAAACACCCATGCCCACACAACAAAGCCTGTTCCCACAAACGTTGCAACTCCTCCCGGCAGATGCAACGCTGGTCGCCGAAATGCTCCCCGACCTCCGTACCCTCGGCTATGACCTCGAACCCTTCGGCAATCATACCTTCGTACTCAGAGGTACCCCCGCAGATATGCAAAGCGGCAACGAACAAGCCAATATCGAAGGCCTGCTAGAACAGTTCAAAAACTATAGCAACGAACTCCGGCTCCCTCGCCGCGAACAACTCGTCCGCTCCATGGCCCGTAATAACGCCATCCCCGCAGGTAAAGCGCTCTCCCCCAAGGAAATGCAAAACCTCATCGATGAACTCTTCGCCTGCAGCATGCCCAACGTATCCCCCGCCGGTAAATTCACCTACATCTCCTTCAAATTAACCGACCTGGCCAGAATGTTCGAAAGAGGTGCCTGA